The following coding sequences are from one Gadus macrocephalus chromosome 3, ASM3116895v1 window:
- the LOC132453308 gene encoding equilibrative nucleoside transporter 2-like — protein MLSQKDPPVDRGQATAIIVFILGLGSLLPWNFFVTASLYFNECLNVTQNSTQGGQPEDYSFNSWMTFLSMLPLLLFTLLNSFLYQWVRERIRVVVSMVAILLLFSLTAALVRVQIDPDTFFSITMGTIWLINAFSAVLQGSLFGLVGLLPPRYSTLFMSGQGLAGIFAALAMLFSVLGNADIRTAALGYFITPCVAMSAVLACYTLLSHLEFARFYLNRDETVNQPFEKMPVESLDKEFLKKSKDPESQVLQDLKQPETQQQRSSVFAVFKKIWVMAACVTCIFAVTLSVFPVITVQVKTVYRGSAGWEKVFTCVCCFIVFNSLDLVGRSVPSLVQWPSKESRLFPVVVFSRMLFIPLLMVCNIPDSRLAVLLPHDGAFVLVMVLFAFSNGYLASLCMAYAPQLVRSRDCETAGALMTFFLALGLSLGASISFLLGSLV, from the exons TACTTCAACGAGTGCCTGAACGTGACGCAGAACAGCACCCAGGGGGGCCAACCTGAGGACTACAGCTTCAACAGCTGGATGACCTTCCTGTCCATGCTGCCCCTGCTGCTCTTCACCCTGCTCAACTCCTTCCTGTACCAGTG GGTGCGAGAGCGGATTCGCGTGGTGGTCAGCATGGTCGCCATCCTGCTGCTCTTCTCCCTCACGGCGGCTCTGGTCAGGGTCCAAATTGACCCGGACACCTTCTTCTCAATCACCATGGGAACCATTTGGTTAATCAATG CGTTCAGCGCAGTGCTCCAGGGCAGTCTGTTCGGGTTGGTGGGGCTGCTGCCCCCCCGCTACAGCACGCTGTTCATGAGCGGCCAGGGGCTGGCCGGGATCTTCGCCGCTCTCGCTATGCTGTTCTCTGTTCTGG GTAATGCAGACATCAGAACTGCTGCCCTGGGGTACTTCATCACCCCGTGCGTGGCCATGTCAGCCGTCCTGGCCTGCTACACCCTGCTGTCCCACCTG GAATTTGCTCGTTTTTATCTGAATCGAGATGAGACGGTTAATCAGCCGTTTGAAAAGATGCCTGTTGAAAGCCTGG ACAAAGAGTTCCTCAAGAAGTCCAAAGACCCAGAGTCTCAGGTCCTGCAGGACCTTAAGCAGCCAGAAACACAGCAGCAGAGATCCTCTGTCTTTGCGGTCTTCAAAAAG ATCTGGGTGATGGCCGCCTGCGTGACCTGCATCTTTGCCGTGACCCTCTCTGTCTTCCCCGTGATCACGGTCCAAGTGAAGACAGTCTACAGAGGCTCAGCTGGATGGG AGAAGGTATTCACCTGCGTCTGCTGCTTCATCGTGTTCAACTCCCTGGACCTGGTGGGCCGCAGTGTCCCATCTCTGGTGCAGTGG cCATCCAAGGAGAGCCGTCTCTTCCCGGTTGTGGTGTTTTCCCGCATGCTCTTCATCCCGCTCCTAATGGTGTGTAACATCCCCGACTCCCGGCTTGCCGTCCTGCTCCCCCACGACGGGGCCTTCGTCCTGGTCATGGTGCTGTTCGCCTTCTCCAATGGCTACCTGGCCAGCCTCTGCATGGCCTACGCACCCCA gtTGGTGCGTTCCAGAGACTGTGAGACAGCAGGGGCCCTGATGACCTTCTTCCTGGcccttggtctctctctgggggcctCCATCTCGTTTCTGCTTGGCTCCTTGGTTTAG